GATTAGTCGATACATTGCCCTGAGCCACAGCTGGAAGTTCTCACAAGCAAGAAACTGCATGACCCTCAAAGATAATTATGAGTCTCGAAAGCAGTTACTTCCGCAGCAGGGGCTTTCTCAGGCCTTTCATGATGCAATCAAGGTTGCCCGATGGCTCGGGGTGCGATACTTGTGGATCGATACCTTCTGTATCATCCAAGATGATCCTGATGATTGGGCACAGCAAGCATCCCATATGGGTGATATATTTGAAGGGGCATATATCACCATTGCTGTGCACTGCTACCAGAGTAGCCCGCCAACTGATGGTTGCTTTCTCGAGAGAAAGGTGATCCACGAAGTGGCTCTGCCTGATGACAATGGAGACCGTTTCCCGGTGTTTATCAGGTGCGCTGAAGCCGGTCTTCATAATGTGAATGAAGACCCATCTTTGATGCGCAGGGGATGGTGTGTGCAAGAGCGCCTTCTCTCGCCCCGCATCCTCCATTTTCGGCCATGGGAGGTTAGCTTTGAATGCTTTACACACAGGCGCTGTGAGTGTGAAAAAATGTCTTTAGACATTCGTGACGACATATACATAAGCATGTGCGAGAAGGAGCTGGCCAATTTTCGCCATATTTCAGGGCCTAGGCAGGAGTTGGACGAGGACGGATTTTGGTATGCGTGGCAAGATATTGTCTGGGTATACAGTGCAGCCGATGTAACAGTCCCGACAGACCGACTGGCGGCGCTGTCCAGCATGGTTCAACGAATGCCGCGGCAGATATTTGGTGATTACCTGGCGGGCTTATGGTCCAAAAAGTTAATTGAGCAGCTGGCCTGGACGACGCGTCCAGAATTCAAATACTTTCGGTATCAACAATACATCGCTCCGAGCTTTTCATGGGCATCCATCCATGGTGGTCCCGTCGAGGTTAACTTTCAGCTTAGGCCTTGGAATCCGGTTAAGCAAAAAGCCTGTATTCTTGATGCAGGAACTGTGCCTGCAGCACACGATCCTATGGGACCAGTCCGAGAAGGTTTCATTCACATGCGACTGCGTGTTTGTGAAGCCGATGTCATATCCCTTCAACGTAATACAACCGAAATAGACCTGAGATACAATTGCAAAAATGGCCGGCCGGATAGCTGCCGTACCTCTGTCGATACCGAGGATGACATGAAAGATCTAGAGGGCCAGAGGGTTTCTCTTGGAGAGATTCTCAATGGAAGCGAGTTCGCCGAGTTCTTGGTTATGAGAAAAGTAGCTGATAGAGAAGGAGCCTTTGAACGGGTCGGAACTGGTACCTTATATTGGACGACGAAAAGGGACTACGGCCGCGGAATTCCAAGGACCCCCAATCGTGATCCTTTCTGTCAAGTCCCCGAGCAGGAGATAAGATTGGTTTAAGTTTATATTAGCATTCGTTGGTATCCTGCCTATCCTCCTTTAAAACTGCGAAGACACTTCATAGATCAGTCATCTACAAGCACCTAACTCAGTATATTCATTCTCATttcccaaacaacaacacaagTCACAACTATCAAAACCCTATAACTCTGGAAATAAGtcattccttctccccctcaATGCCAACCCTAACCCCCTCCCTCGCCAGCATCCTTCCCAACCACCCCTTCACAAACGGATacttctcaatatcaaaatcctCCACACCGACAAACATCCCGGGCACCCTCTGCCACGGCACAAACGCCAAATCCACATACGACAACTTCCCCCCAACAAGCCACGGCCCATTCCCCTCACCCTCCCCATAAACCCCTGCCTGCTTCTCCAACCACCCCTCCAAAACCCCAGTCACCCGATTCACCTCCTTAACATACCTCTCAACAGCACTAGGAACCGGCTCATGATGAAACTTCTTAAACCACGCCAACTGCCCATAGTACGGCCCCTGTCCGGACATCTGAAAATGCAACCACTGCTTCGCGAGGTAGAAGTCGTGGGTTCCGGGCTCGAAGCTTATGCGACGGGAGGTGTCGTAGCGGTCAACTAGGTACTCGATTATTGCGCCGGATTCCCAAATCGTGAGGTTTGTGTTTGGGTCGTGGAGGGTTGGGAGTCGGCCGTTTGGGTTTAGGGATAGGTAGGGGGTTGATTTGACTTCGGTGAAGGGGACTGACGAGATTGTGTAGGGGAGGGAGAGCTCGTtcaggaggatgaggactTTTACGGGATTGACGGTTGGGCGGTCGCCGTAGAGTttgaggggttggagggggGTGGTCattttggtttggttttggctttggTATTGTTGTAGGTGGGTTTCTGGTGGTTGAGGATTCTGGTACTGGTCTTTGAGTGCTGGATGCCTGTGTTGATGGGTTGGAGTGATGGGGGAGTTTGAGACTTTGTTATATAGGTTTAAGATGAGGGTgggagaagcagaaagaagaactaCATTTGTAATATAGATTGAGTGGTTGCAAATCCATCGCTTATATATGGCATGTACTGTAGATCTGACATTTTTATACCGGGTACGTGATGGTGGATGCTCGCTGGTATCGCCCGAAGTGGAATAGCTTGATGAGAGAGTTCACCGTGGCTGAAACGAACTATACAGAAACATTCGCTGAAAGAACGATACACGTATGTTATGGAGGTCTGAAATACCAATAAATAGCTAGTGAGCCTTGGCTTACAATGGGAAGTATAAATGAGTAAGACTGCGCTAGAGGTATCATCTACTACAGCTCGAGCCACTGATCCGTTTCCGCAGTTTCCAAAATCCCAAACCCTACCAGTCTTCCCAGACGAGCTAGCTGAGCCTTGAACCAGGCTTTGTGTTGAGAGTCCACATATTCAAGACCCGAAGCAATAGTCAGCGGCCATATAACCAAACTAGTGTCGATTGGCTTGATCTCTGCCTTTAGATTCAAAGTGACGGATGAAccaggagatgatgatgaactcGTGTCGTCGATTAATTTGAATCTCTGAAGAGCAAAGGGTACAATAGCTGCCAGATCTTCAGATACAGAATGCATATCGGAAagaagctttttcttcagggATAGGTTGTTTGGATTATGC
The sequence above is a segment of the Aspergillus oryzae RIB40 DNA, chromosome 3 genome. Coding sequences within it:
- a CDS encoding uncharacterized protein (predicted protein), whose amino-acid sequence is MAKTKSSPRYVLTDEHRDWYLSWVQDCFENHPKCQRPSTMPTRLVDLGDDDKGIICLREDIKQISRYIALSHSWKFSQARNCMTLKDNYESRKQLLPQQGLSQAFHDAIKVARWLGVRYLWIDTFCIIQDDPDDWAQQASHMGDIFEGAYITIAVHCYQSSPPTDGCFLERKVIHEVALPDDNGDRFPVFIRCAEAGLHNVNEDPSLMRRGWCVQERLLSPRILHFRPWEVSFECFTHRRCECEKMSLDIRDDIYISMCEKELANFRHISGPRQELDEDGFWYAWQDIVWVYSAADVTVPTDRLAALSSMVQRMPRQIFGDYLAGLWSKKLIEQLAWTTRPEFKYFRYQQYIAPSFSWASIHGGPVEVNFQLRPWNPVKQKACILDAGTVPAAHDPMGPVREGFIHMRLRVCEADVISLQRNTTEIDLRYNCKNGRPDSCRTSVDTEDDMKDLEGQRVSLGEILNGSEFAEFLVMRKVADREGAFERVGTGTLYWTTKRDYGRGIPRTPNRDPFCQVPEQEIRLV
- the tpcF gene encoding glutathione S-transferase tpcF (glutathione S-transferase); translation: MTTPLQPLKLYGDRPTVNPVKVLILLNELSLPYTISSVPFTEVKSTPYLSLNPNGRLPTLHDPNTNLTIWESGAIIEYLVDRYDTSRRISFEPGTHDFYLAKQWLHFQMSGQGPYYGQLAWFKKFHHEPVPSAVERYVKEVNRVTGVLEGWLEKQAGVYGEGEGNGPWLVGGKLSYVDLAFVPWQRVPGMFVGVEDFDIEKYPFVKGWLGRMLAREGVRVGIEGEKE